One window of Buchnera aphidicola (Rhopalosiphum padi) genomic DNA carries:
- a CDS encoding DsbA family protein, with protein MKKILIVLYSIFLSYSALSYEFTNKKEYEIKKRNISDVPKVMNFFSFFCPYCYELEKIHNIQFLIKNKIDKKVEVQNYHVNFLGGEFSKILTKMWIISQQMKVEEKIIMPIFKEIQENNTINNASNIKDIFLKETGISNDEYNKFWNSFSIKILIQKNDNDIKKIQLDHVPNMIINGKYNIDYYKLETIFKKNFSKKYIKLVNFLLLKK; from the coding sequence ATGAAAAAAATATTAATTGTTTTGTACAGCATATTTTTATCTTATAGTGCTTTATCTTATGAATTTACTAATAAAAAAGAATATGAAATAAAAAAAAGAAATATTTCTGATGTGCCTAAAGTAATGAATTTTTTTTCTTTTTTTTGTCCATACTGTTATGAGTTAGAAAAAATACACAATATTCAATTTTTAATTAAGAATAAAATAGACAAAAAAGTAGAAGTACAAAATTATCATGTTAATTTTTTAGGAGGAGAGTTTAGTAAAATATTAACAAAAATGTGGATCATATCTCAACAAATGAAAGTTGAAGAAAAAATTATAATGCCTATTTTCAAAGAAATTCAAGAAAATAATACTATAAATAATGCTTCTAATATTAAAGATATATTTTTAAAAGAAACAGGTATCAGCAACGATGAGTACAACAAATTTTGGAACAGTTTTTCAATTAAAATATTAATACAAAAAAACGATAATGACATAAAAAAAATTCAATTAGATCATGTTCCTAATATGATAATAAATGGTAAATATAACATTGACTATTATAAACTAGAGACGATTTTTAAAAAAAATTTTTCTAAAAAATATATAAAACTAGTAAATTTTTTACTTTTGAAAAAGTAA
- a CDS encoding 5'-3' exonuclease produces the protein MLYVKKKPIIIVDGSLYLYRSYFTFQNFNHNQENPSGAIYGMLKTIQNILKKNYRSQKIIIIFDSSKKTFRNTIFKEYKSNRSTMPNKLYIQIQPLLKILEEIGIKTLSILGIEADDIIGSLSCKLEREGEQVLIVSHDKDMIQLVTDNINILNLSKNSIITPDKIKEKYGIYPQEFVDLLALMGDASDNIPGVPKIGIKTALFLLKKFSNIQNVYNNIEKIQFLSFRNSKNAAIQLKNYKKIAFLSYQLAKIKLDIPINITSEEITLKKTFFKKLSNSIKLYSFNE, from the coding sequence ATGTTATACGTAAAAAAAAAACCTATTATTATAGTAGATGGCAGTTTATATTTATATCGTTCTTATTTTACATTTCAAAACTTTAATCACAATCAAGAAAACCCATCTGGAGCTATATATGGAATGTTAAAAACGATACAAAATATTTTAAAAAAAAATTATCGTTCACAAAAAATTATTATTATTTTTGATTCATCTAAAAAAACCTTTAGAAATACAATATTTAAAGAATATAAAAGTAATAGATCTACAATGCCGAACAAACTTTACATACAAATCCAACCTCTTCTTAAAATACTTGAAGAAATTGGGATTAAGACTTTAAGTATTTTGGGCATAGAAGCCGACGATATTATTGGAAGTTTATCATGTAAACTAGAACGTGAAGGAGAACAAGTATTAATTGTTAGTCATGATAAAGATATGATACAACTTGTAACTGATAACATTAATATATTGAATTTAAGTAAAAATAGTATTATTACTCCAGATAAAATAAAAGAAAAATATGGTATTTATCCTCAAGAATTTGTTGATCTTTTAGCTCTGATGGGAGATGCTTCTGACAATATTCCAGGAGTCCCTAAAATTGGTATAAAAACTGCATTATTTCTATTAAAAAAATTTTCAAATATTCAAAATGTTTATAATAACATTGAAAAAATACAATTTTTATCTTTTCGGAATTCTAAAAATGCTGCCATTCAATTAAAAAATTATAAAAAAATCGCTTTTCTTTCATATCAATTAGCAAAAATAAAATTAGATATTCCTATCAATATTACTTCTGAAGAAATTACTTTAAAAAAAACATTTTTTAAAAAATTATCGAATTCAATCAAATTATATTCATTTAACGAATAA